TGCTCGCGTGCCTCGTCGTCCGTGGCCGCGACGTGGCCGGGCGAGTGCATGCCGATCGGCAGCTCGGCGTGGCCGTACTGGTCCAGCGCGCGGCGGTAGAGGTCGGAGAACTGGACGAAGGCAGCGGGCGACCCGCCGATGACGGCCAGCACCAGGGGCATGCCGTACTTCGCGGCGCGGACGACGGACTCCGGGGTGCCGCCGACGGCGATCCACGCGGGCAGCTTGCCCGCGGCGGTCGTCGGGTAGACCTGCTTGCCCTCCAGCGGCGCCCGGATGCTGCCCTGCCAGGTCACCGGCTGCTCGTGCTGGAGCGCGGAGAAGAGGTCGAGCTTCTCGGCGAAGAGCCGGTCGTAGTCGCCGAGATCGAGGCCGAAGAGTCCGAAGGACTCGATGAAGGAGCCGCGCCCGAGCTGCACCTCGGCGCGCCCGCCGGAGACCGCGTCGAGGGTGGCGAAGCGCTGGTAGACCCGGATCGGGTCGTCGGAGGACAGCACGGTGACGCCGGTGCCGAGGCGGATCCGCTCGGTCTGCCCGGCGATCGCAGCGAGCACGACATCGGGCGCGGAGACGGCGTAGTCGGCCCGGTGGTGCTCGCCCAGGCCGATGTAGTCCACCCCGACCCGGTCGGCGAGCACTGCCTCCGCGACGACCTCGCGCAGCGTCTCGGCGTGGTTGTCGGG
This sequence is a window from Nocardioides sp. S5. Protein-coding genes within it:
- a CDS encoding LLM class flavin-dependent oxidoreductase, with translation MPDFDHSVLGTREQISLGLDTFGDAPLDGAPDNHAETLREVVAEAVLADRVGVDYIGLGEHHRADYAVSAPDVVLAAIAGQTERIRLGTGVTVLSSDDPIRVYQRFATLDAVSGGRAEVQLGRGSFIESFGLFGLDLGDYDRLFAEKLDLFSALQHEQPVTWQGSIRAPLEGKQVYPTTAAGKLPAWIAVGGTPESVVRAAKYGMPLVLAVIGGSPAAFVQFSDLYRRALDQYGHAELPIGMHSPGHVAATDDEAREQLYPHQAELYTRLGRERGWPPYSRIQFEQAASPQGALFVGSPETVAQKIAWAARTLGLSRFQLKYSVGALPHAERLESVRLYGEEVIPRVRELLAGS